DNA from Solenopsis invicta isolate M01_SB chromosome 4, UNIL_Sinv_3.0, whole genome shotgun sequence:
CACAAATGTCCCGGTCCAGGATACGTTGGACATTATCAAAAAGTCCGATAAACTTTCGGCCAACCTCTTCCCACTAATATAACATTGCTTAACCTCAACCTACTTCCAGTTTCAAGGAGagttatttaaacaaatttctgGAGCAGCAGTAGGATCCCCTGTTTCACCTAACCGATTATTGCAAACATCTTCATGgaacatttcaaaaacaaaattctgaAGAACGCACCCCTCAAACCTTCCACGTGGTTTGGATACGTAGATGACACATTTGTTATATGGAGCCACGGCAAACAAACTATTACACCCTTCCTCGCTTTTCTCAACGCCCAACACCCAAACATTAAGTTTACAATGGAGGTAGAACAGGAGAACTAAATTTCCTTCTTAGACGTGATGGTGCAAAGAAACGGAGATGGTACCTTAAGCCATCGGGTTTACCAAAAACCTACCCACACTAACTGGTATCTTCACGTAACCTCTTATCACCATCTgtcacaaaataatttagttattaacTCATTGGTATACAGAGCCTTTCACAGTTTCTGAACCAACATTCCTGGctgaagagttacaacattttaaTTAGACCTTGACTAGGAATGGGTACAACAGCAAGAACATTAATCAGATAACCAAGAGATTAGAGAACAAGATCTCCAGTCCCAACAACACTGAAAATctagatgaagaaaaagaaagaaaaatgacgGCTGTTTTTCCGTATCTTCAAGGTACAACAGAGCACATAAGCAGAATTTTGAGTAAACATAACATCAGAGTAATCTTCAAACCCCAGaaaaaaattgctcaattactTCCTAATCCCAAAGATCAAAGATCAAGCCTGGAAACACCAGGTGTGTACAAAATACCTTGCGTCTGCGGAAAAGTGTACATAGGAGAAACCGGGAGAAAGATCAGTACACGGATCAAGGAACACCAGAGGTGTGCCAAATACAGCCATTTTTCGCAATCAGCCTTGGCGGAACATTGGATGGAGACTGGACATGCCGTGCAGTATGATAAGTCTATCATATTGAACCCGTCACAAGGCTACTTTGCCAGAAAATATTGGAAAGGTCTGGAAATCTTAAAACATCTTGACAACTTCAACTGCGACAAAAACTCTTCAAATCCTATTTGGCACCCCGTTCTCCCGGGCTTTTTAATTGACCGGCCGGCCAATCAAAACGCTCTAATTGGCTGACCAAATCAACCTCCCCCCACCCGCACCGGGCGCAACAAGGATATATAAGGACCACTACAAGCGAAGAAAGCTCAGTATTGGAGCTCTCACCCCTGATGACGCAggctgcaatatttgcaaaacgtcagcaaagtgcccaacacgaaCGCGAAATCCATCCGGAAACCTTCTCGGTTAACAATACAATTCGATGATTCAccccaaataaaaaattactccTTCCTTTTCCAGCGCTCCAGTCGAATCCAGAAATTAAGGCGTCTCCGTGATGAAAAACTGTGCAGAAACAGAAAGCAGTTTTTCTCAAATTCAAATTCATCTCCTCAAAAGAGAACTTTCTCAATTATAAGCAAGCAGATGCCATtgctaaataacatttttaaaaaagaaaacgtagCTATTTCCTCGACTTCTGCGGTTCGCTGAATAGATTCTCGAGTCTAAAATTTGTTTGTCAAAACATTAGAACAAGGGGTAACACATTCCATAGAAAAGAAACAGCAAATGCTTATGACGAATCTTCCTCGCGTATCATCCTCGGTCAGATAAACTTTGTCCTCCTTGCTGCTCTTCCGAGCCACCTCTCTTGAATTTGTTGTCGTATGATCATGTCCAATTCTTCCGTTCTCGCTGGTAGAACTCGATGCAATTATTGACTCTGACAGACCTGACTCCGATAACCCACGTCCTGATAATacatgtcaaatttaaaataattcccgataacCTACGTCCCTTTAGCACATGTCCCAATAACCAACGAAGTAGTGGATATATCAAGAGCTGCACTCATTGCTTCCGTATTTCAAGCAAGGCGTCCATCTTTACTTGTGAAGCAATGGTAATTCTCGGCATTGATAATTGCATCCAATTCCCCATCTAATAGAATATCCGTCTTTTCTGACTCTAAAAGCGTTTTGCGCGCATTTCTCCCTTCTAAAAAAAGCAGGAAAAACTCAACTAGCCTAATTCTTAATATTCTGTATATCTTGAAAGAACTAAAGCTCAGAGGAAAAGATACCTTTCTGATATGGATTCCGGCTCATCTGAACATCGCAGAAAATGAGCAGGCGGATTGCGCGGCTAAAGAGGCTATCAGGGGGTCAACACTGAACTTCTTCCTCCTTCCGACCTATGTGCATCATGAAGAAACAAGCTATACCGAAGCCTATTCGAATGGGCTGAGAACCGGGATCTAATGAGGGGCTCGTATTTCTTCGCTAATAAACAAACCCGCGATCTGACTTCTGCCAAACCGATTACACTGTATTACATCACGTTTGTACCATATCTTCTTCTTAACTGTACTTGTAAATTCCAATCAAtcagaatattaaataaacttaatttattaacaataccAAAAACTCGTCTAATTCTCTCGGACCCCAATCATGCCCTGGAAATCTCGGCGAGTTACGTCCGTGCACGATAAAGCAGTGTCATTACATGATGTAACTCAATAATGCAGCTGCCTACTTCCCTGGCTCATGGGTAACTTTCAACGATCGAGGAGCCGTATTTAATGCTTGATTGTAATTCCTGGATTCAAATCGCACTATACTCTGTCTTACCCTACTGTTGTGCGGCTAGCGTACGTTCCGAGAAAAGGGCGCAAGTCTGGCGCTCGGCTGACGTACGGTTAGCGCACGAATCGAACCTAAGCTCAAAAACACCGGGGTATCGAGGATCCGAAAGAAGACTCGAGAGGAAGGAAATCAATAGATTCATAAAATcagtatatttgttttatagttGCTTCGGTTACAGCTCTCGACAAAGGCTTACAGCGTTGATAGCAGACGTATCAGATATCGCGGAATTCGGTGTCTCGGGGAGTCGTCGTAAGACAGTATCGCTAATTGACATGTTCTGATGCTTCGGCGTTCGTTGACAGCGTAATTGCTTGATATACTCGCTTCTGATGACGCGCTCTCCGTCGCTTGATCGTCAAGCGACAGTTTTTATACAAGTGATTGCGCAAAACCGCTGCTTGACGCAATTGCTACTCAGCGTTTTCGTGACACAGTCAAGCCAAGTAGTCCGTAGGTTTTCGGATTCCTAAGATTTCGGACTTCGTGTTGCGACAACGCTTTACAATCGTATTTTTTTTCGTGGCATGGTAACCTCGTTGCGGATTTTCCGTGTTATTGCTTGACTATAACACGACCATCCCTCTTGCCCCACCTTCCCCTATTAGTTAATTAGCTCTAAGTCCCAACTAACAATAGAAACTAACAAAATactgatttataaaattataatcaagcCAATATGGACCCCTGGAATTCAATTATGGACAACAGTATCTAACATAAATTTAGAGATATTACAAAGGTTTAACCTATTACGAGTCATTATTGATGTCCTGTAGTATATTACCAACAATATACTACATTGCGATCTGAAAATTCCaactataaaaaagaaataaactacAGCTTAAAATATCCcaaatacataaatgcttaTCCAAACGCACTTGCGGATAACCtaataaataagagaaacgCAAACTACCTatagattaaagaaaaaaatatcatagGATTTAACTAAGGAATCCTTATAACGTGGAAGAAAGTGGCATTGGGTCTTTTTCCTACGGGATATTAAATAATGACACAAATATTATGAATGTTAAATCttgattgtaatataaattaagattataaaagaaaaagaaatcgtGATATTACAGTTCTAGTTCAATTTAAGAATTGTGTTTGCAATCGAAAGTAATGGCATACAATTCgagagaattaaaaattgtatgtgaAATCACATAAGAAACGTTATTTTAGTACTGAGATCTAGTTACGAgcaaataattgatttattttagattggattatataaacttaattctAGAAGAATAGTTCATAATCAAAATACtgatgataaaaatgtaaatactttcaatgaaaaatttccttaataaaatattttattttctccagGAAATATACACGTTATCCGTTCGATATCTCTGAACGCAAGTAGTTTGCATCCAAGGAGTATTACTCTTGCATTTGTATTGAAGCAATCCGGCGACCGCAATCATAACACCATTATCTATGCAGAACCTCTCATCCGTCGCATAAAGAGTCGCGTTCCTTTCCTTGCACATAATGCCCATCATTTCCTGCAGTCTTTCGTTACATCCCACACCGCCTACAATTAATACCTCGTTTGATCCCACATGTGCCATTGCACGCtctgaaatattaatcaatgtaAATACAAACaaggaagaaataaaagaaaaatttatcaacTTCCTACAATACAAGACCTTCTATGTACACATAAGATTATTAATGCCTAGCCATCTTAAGTTAGCTGCGTTCTTGTTTTCTACAATATATATACGTAACATATcctaaatgaaaattaaaacgtTGCTAACTTTAAATGGTTAAACAGTAATGATCTCGTGTGTATATTGCAGCAACTTTATACAttgtaatacaatatttcagaaaatatcgtTAAGGTATAGACAATAAtaagactttttaaaaatgtatctcgATACACACAAATACagatacaaattaaaatgcACATagataggggagaccggggtagcaatcatgtaactttttccctagggcggaaaggtaaaaagtgaaaaatttcgcCATTAACTTCAGTGGCGaaagatttcactttttatttttccgccCTAAGAAAAGAGTTACATGATTGCTACTCGGGATGATTCGGAAAACGGGGCAAttcaaaaaatggaaatatctttttatggatacatattaaaattttactttaaacgCGTCCTAATGTAACAATGCTGCCGACAAAGTTTTGTTGATAACAGCGTCATATTAAAGtcatagtagtgaaaaatgtgttttgcgacaatCAATTTCTGATAgacagcatttcttcgaaatttaagtaagataaataagattCTTTTCAAAAACTTTGAATGCATCCAGTTGAATGCATTTGAAACATtacgtgtttactttttgctgtgtaatGTCTATTtcttgtcgatcatacgcaataatgcgcacagttgatatCTGggctatttgaaatattaaacgtCGAATCGTCGTTCggacgattttttttctttcatatttgcgttctatgtaccaaatacacaatttaatactcaacaGATATAATTACACGAAATACGAATAGTTCCTGACTTTTTCCGAAAAcgctaaaacaataaaattttttattgtgcgtttgtattcttttattgtatgtaacatttcttcatCAAGAGCGGTCGCGCCGCGCACCAAAGTGCGAGCGAAGCGAATCGACTCTCTTTTACTCGAGTCAACGAGTTCCAAGcatgcgagattatcagatctcagtaacggctgaaccgataaAATTCTGAATAATCTCAAACAATAGCTtggaaaaaattacataataagtgtttttattttttctctccgtgccctacgtgcggagatatcgcaacgcaaagtctaaatttcgatattttacatgtaagaaACGTCGTCATTGTCATCGCCAAGCGAGTCTTGTCGAATACATCTTTTCGATACAAGTAGCAAGTGGCGCTCATTATTATGCACTATCAGCCCGCATGCGATCATGTAATGCATCACGTGGTCGCAATGATTGCCGCgatatgacaggtttcctaacctgtaacctgaatcgtcaataatatctcagttcgcgggg
Protein-coding regions in this window:
- the LOC113005620 gene encoding uncharacterized protein LOC113005620 gives rise to the protein MVQRNGDGTLSHRVYQKPTHTNWYLHVTSYHHLSQNNLVINSLTLTRNGYNSKNINQITKRLENKISSPNNTENLDEEKERKMTAVFPYLQGTTEHISRILSKHNIRVIFKPQKKIAQLLPNPKDQRSSLETPGVYKIPCVCGKVYIGETGRKISTRIKEHQRCAKYSHFSQSALAEHWMETGHAVQYDKSIILNPSQGYFARKYWKGLEILKHLDNFNCDKNSSNPIWHPVLPGFLIDRPANQNALIG